A stretch of the Lepus europaeus isolate LE1 unplaced genomic scaffold, mLepTim1.pri SCAFFOLD_3_1, whole genome shotgun sequence genome encodes the following:
- the LOC133755206 gene encoding tripartite motif-containing protein 64-like, with protein sequence MWLNLIIILQEKLLKEMNTLWERFQELKNNVTQEIKKAHSFTEYVSIRELMIKVQYQKLHILLHEEEQLQLQALHREAQEISQQLKDSEMRMTQQKHQVKETYRELAEACRKPDLELLQDIGSVLERAELVQTLNPQRVNPELTLWHITGLTEMLYNFKVDHGLKKEVAHSYLRLSEDLRSAIVGEGHRSVPSHSQRAESFAVWGAQTFTSGKHYWEVDVSSSSNWILGVCYDSSTSDTSDILNLEQAFLLASLKSNNHYVLSTSVPPLTHYVKMPLSSVGVFLDCDHGTVSFYDADIGSLIHCNVPTHFTSPLNPFLCLCPP encoded by the exons ATGTGGCTAAATCTCATAATTATTCTGCAGGAAaaacttttaaaggaaatgaatACTTTATGGGAACGTTTCCAGGAATTGAAAAACAATGTGACACAGGAAATTAAAAAGGCACATTCATTCACG GAATATGTGTCCATAAGGGAGTTGATGATAAAAGTTCAGTACCAGAAGTTGCATATACTTCTCCATGAGGAGGAGCAACTGCAGCTGCAGGCCCTGCACAGAGAAGCACAGGAGATTTCCCAGCAGCTCAAGGACAGTGAGATGAGAATGACGCAACAGAAACACCAGGTGAAAGAAACGTACAGAGAGCTGGCTGAGGCATGCCGGAAGCCTGACCTGGAGTTACTGCAG gaTATTGGGAGTGTATTAGAAAG AGCAGAACTGGTACAGACACTCAATCCCCAGCGGGTTAACCCAGAGCTGACGTTATGGCACATCACTGGACTCACAGAGATGCTATACAACTTCAAAG tGGATCATGGTCTGAAGAAGGAAGTGGCCCACAGCTACTTAAGGCTCTCTGAGGACCTCAGAAGTGCAATAGTTGGAGAAGGACATCGCAGTGTCCCCAGCCattcccagagagcagagagctttgCTGTGTGGGGTGCTCAGACCTTCACCTCTGGCAAGCATTACTGGGAGGTGGATGTGTCATCCTCTTCCAATTGGATTTTGGGAGTCTGTTATGATTCCAGCACAAGCGATACCAGTGACATTCTTAATCTCGAACAAGcatttctcctggcctccctgaaGAGTAACAACCATTACGTCCTTTCCACCAGTGTTCCACCCTTAACTCACTATGTGAAAATGCCCCTGAGTAGTGTTGGGGTGTTTCTGGATTGTGACCATGGAACAGTGAGTTTCTATGATGCTGACATAGGTTCCCTCATACATTGTAATGTTCCAACCCACTTTACTTCTCCTCTGAACCCCTTTTTGTGCCTTTGCCCCCCATGA